Proteins encoded together in one Lysinibacillus sp. FSL K6-0232 window:
- a CDS encoding IS1182 family transposase, whose translation MMTKNQINEREQLEMLTIDQLVPQDHLVRKLEAAIDFSFIYPLVENLYSAKGRPSIDPVVLFKMTFIQYVFGIRSMRQTIKEIETNMAYRWFLGFGFHTEVPHFSTFGKNYVRRFQDTDIFEQIFYRILKEIMHQGLLHADHLFIDSTHVKASANKRKYDKKVVRKETRAYEEKLQLELNMDREEHGKKPFPPEKFEKEEWKEIKESTTDPESGYYVKDERTKQFAYSFHAATDEKGFVLGAIVTPGNVHDSHVLQPLVEKVIENVQKPLAVAADAAYKTPAITNFLLENQMLPVLPYTRPKTKDGFFRKHEYIYDEHYNCYLCPQGQILKYTTTTKEGYRQYKSNPLICAKCPSLSQCTESKHHQKLIQRHIWESYVEEAEHLRHSYDIKQIYAKRKETIERVFADAKEKHGMRWTTLRGLKKLSMQAMLTFAAMNLKKLATWTWQAA comes from the coding sequence ATGATGACAAAAAATCAAATCAATGAACGTGAACAATTAGAAATGCTAACGATTGATCAATTAGTTCCCCAAGATCATTTAGTGCGAAAACTAGAGGCGGCTATTGATTTTTCATTTATCTATCCTTTAGTAGAAAATCTCTACTCTGCTAAAGGACGCCCTAGTATTGATCCTGTTGTTCTCTTTAAAATGACGTTTATTCAGTACGTTTTTGGTATACGGTCCATGCGTCAAACCATCAAAGAAATTGAAACGAATATGGCGTATCGTTGGTTTTTAGGATTTGGCTTCCATACAGAAGTCCCGCATTTCTCTACCTTCGGTAAAAATTATGTCCGTCGCTTTCAAGACACTGATATATTTGAGCAGATATTCTATCGTATATTAAAAGAGATTATGCATCAAGGACTCCTCCATGCAGACCATTTATTTATCGATTCCACGCATGTGAAAGCGAGTGCGAATAAACGAAAGTATGATAAAAAAGTTGTGCGAAAAGAAACACGGGCTTATGAAGAGAAACTTCAATTAGAGTTAAATATGGATCGTGAGGAACACGGAAAAAAGCCCTTTCCCCCGGAGAAGTTTGAAAAGGAAGAATGGAAAGAAATAAAGGAAAGCACGACAGATCCTGAAAGTGGCTATTACGTGAAGGATGAACGTACGAAGCAGTTTGCGTATTCTTTTCATGCAGCGACAGATGAAAAGGGCTTTGTCTTGGGTGCCATTGTAACTCCGGGAAATGTGCACGATAGTCATGTATTACAGCCACTTGTGGAAAAAGTCATTGAAAACGTTCAAAAACCATTAGCTGTTGCGGCAGATGCAGCCTATAAAACACCAGCGATTACGAATTTTTTATTAGAGAATCAAATGTTGCCTGTTCTTCCTTATACACGTCCTAAAACGAAAGATGGATTCTTCCGAAAGCATGAGTATATATATGATGAGCACTATAATTGTTATCTTTGTCCACAAGGACAGATATTGAAGTATACGACAACGACTAAAGAAGGGTATCGTCAATATAAATCGAATCCTTTGATTTGTGCGAAGTGTCCAAGCCTTTCCCAATGTACAGAAAGTAAGCATCATCAAAAACTCATTCAACGCCATATTTGGGAGTCGTATGTGGAGGAAGCTGAACATTTACGCCATTCCTATGACATCAAACAGATTTATGCAAAGCGCAAAGAAACGATTGAGCGTGTATTTGCGGATGCAAAAGAAAAGCATGGTATGCGTTGGACAACCTTAAGAGGTCTAAAAAAATTGTCCATGCAGGCGATGCTTACTTTTGCTGCCATGAATTTAAAGAAACTGGCTACTTGGACGTGGCAGGCAGCTTAA
- the recD2 gene encoding SF1B family DNA helicase RecD2, translated as MTDQFDLFEINKFFILGRPIVSIFHNAQNMYSIVRVKIQETNLQYEDKEIIVVGYFPPLQMDEQYRFTGNLKQHPKYGVQFQIETFTKEVPATEQGIVHYLSSDLFVGIGKKTAETIVDKLGANALRLILEDPNALDAVPRLSAEKKEVIRSTIEQNLGLERVMIQLNEWGFGPQLGMKIYQTYRTEAIELLMENPYRLIEDIEGIGFFRADELGAKLGITGNHPDRVKAAILHILNTAALSDGHVYLDAEHVLPLVKEMLEQSQQQEIPFEAISQACIELREEGKICGEETRLYLPSLYFSEVGIASKIITLIERNRKAEHFSKDEIRKAIGETEELLNVTYAETQANAIEQALNSAVMILTGGPGTGKTTVVRGIVEVYAKLHGLSLNPKEYAQKEQPFPIILCAPTGRAAKRLAESTELPAMTIHRLLGFTGQEKEEETEREVTGKLIIVDEMSMVDTWLAHQLLKALHEDVQVVFVGDQDQLPPVGPGQVLKDLLASQQLPTVELTDVYRQAEGSTIIELAHQIKKGTIPNNLTVKTTDRSFIKASADQVANVVTQVVKSAVAKGQEIRNIQVLAPMYKGPAGIDNLNKMIQELINPNDTGTRKELIFGDTTYRIKDKVLQLVNQPESNVFNGDMGEVVSIIKAKETIEKQDLLVVSFDGIEVTYQRSDLNQLTLAYCCSIHKSQGSEFQTVIMPVVRGYSKMLRRNLLYTGITRAKNFLILCGEPDVLADGLQRTDDLQRFTSLRARLNPMDITEEVVTVEAIAVEGVDRKEPASADYRLTVETAPSIHPMIGMDHVSPYDFLDD; from the coding sequence ATGACAGACCAATTCGATTTATTTGAAATTAATAAGTTTTTTATACTCGGACGTCCAATTGTTTCCATCTTTCATAATGCACAAAATATGTATTCGATTGTGCGTGTGAAAATTCAAGAAACAAATTTGCAATATGAAGATAAAGAAATAATTGTTGTTGGTTATTTTCCACCGCTACAAATGGATGAGCAATACCGTTTTACAGGTAACTTAAAACAGCATCCCAAATATGGTGTGCAATTTCAAATTGAAACATTTACAAAGGAAGTACCAGCAACTGAGCAAGGGATTGTCCATTATTTATCGAGTGATTTATTTGTTGGCATTGGTAAAAAGACAGCCGAAACAATTGTTGATAAGCTTGGAGCCAATGCATTAAGGCTAATTTTGGAGGACCCTAATGCATTAGATGCTGTGCCACGCTTATCAGCAGAGAAAAAAGAAGTGATTCGTAGCACGATTGAGCAAAATCTTGGTTTAGAGCGTGTTATGATTCAGCTCAATGAGTGGGGCTTTGGTCCACAGCTTGGCATGAAAATTTATCAAACCTATCGTACAGAGGCAATAGAGCTACTGATGGAAAATCCATATCGTCTTATTGAAGATATTGAAGGGATTGGCTTCTTTCGAGCAGATGAGCTAGGAGCGAAGTTGGGGATTACAGGAAATCATCCTGATCGTGTCAAGGCAGCTATTTTGCATATATTAAATACAGCCGCTTTATCGGATGGACATGTTTATTTGGATGCAGAACATGTTTTACCTCTTGTGAAAGAAATGCTGGAGCAAAGTCAACAGCAGGAAATTCCATTTGAGGCTATTTCACAGGCATGTATTGAGCTACGAGAGGAAGGCAAGATATGCGGCGAAGAAACAAGATTGTATTTACCCTCTCTTTATTTTTCAGAGGTAGGTATTGCATCCAAAATAATAACGCTTATTGAACGGAATCGGAAGGCAGAACATTTTAGTAAGGATGAAATTCGCAAAGCAATTGGTGAAACAGAGGAGCTACTCAATGTCACCTACGCTGAAACACAAGCGAATGCTATTGAGCAGGCATTAAATTCAGCTGTAATGATTTTAACAGGTGGACCTGGCACTGGGAAAACAACGGTCGTACGAGGCATTGTTGAAGTCTATGCAAAGCTGCATGGGTTATCATTAAATCCAAAAGAATATGCACAAAAGGAACAGCCTTTTCCCATTATTCTTTGTGCACCAACAGGACGTGCTGCAAAACGCTTAGCTGAATCAACAGAGCTTCCTGCAATGACCATCCATCGTTTACTAGGCTTTACAGGGCAAGAAAAAGAAGAAGAAACAGAGCGGGAAGTGACGGGGAAGCTCATTATTGTGGATGAGATGTCAATGGTTGATACATGGCTTGCCCATCAGCTATTAAAAGCCTTACATGAGGATGTACAGGTTGTCTTTGTTGGCGATCAAGATCAGCTCCCACCAGTAGGTCCTGGGCAGGTGCTAAAGGATTTATTAGCATCGCAACAATTACCAACGGTTGAATTAACGGATGTTTATAGGCAGGCAGAAGGCTCAACGATTATTGAACTAGCCCATCAAATAAAAAAAGGTACGATTCCTAATAATTTAACGGTGAAAACAACGGATCGTTCATTTATTAAAGCATCAGCCGATCAAGTGGCAAATGTCGTTACGCAAGTGGTCAAAAGCGCTGTTGCAAAAGGACAAGAAATTCGTAATATTCAAGTGCTTGCGCCTATGTATAAGGGACCAGCTGGCATTGATAATTTAAATAAAATGATTCAAGAGCTGATTAATCCTAATGATACAGGTACACGCAAAGAGCTTATTTTTGGCGATACAACCTATCGCATCAAAGACAAAGTGCTACAGCTTGTCAATCAGCCAGAAAGCAATGTTTTTAATGGAGATATGGGAGAAGTTGTTAGTATTATTAAAGCCAAAGAAACGATTGAGAAGCAGGATTTACTTGTTGTATCCTTTGATGGCATCGAGGTTACTTACCAGCGCAGTGATTTGAATCAGCTAACACTCGCTTATTGCTGCTCTATCCATAAATCGCAGGGCTCTGAGTTTCAGACTGTGATTATGCCTGTTGTCAGAGGCTATTCGAAAATGCTACGCCGCAATCTTTTATATACAGGTATTACAAGAGCGAAAAATTTCTTGATTTTATGTGGGGAGCCTGATGTGCTGGCAGATGGCTTACAGCGTACAGATGACCTTCAGCGCTTTACATCCTTGCGTGCACGACTCAATCCAATGGATATAACGGAAGAGGTAGTGACAGTAGAGGCTATTGCTGTAGAGGGTGTAGATCGAAAGGAGCCAGCATCCGCGGACTATAGGCTTACTGTCGAAACTGCCCCTTCTATTCATCCAATGATTGGTATGGATCATGTATCACCCTATGATTTTTTAGATGACTAA
- a CDS encoding DHA2 family efflux MFS transporter permease subunit, with protein MNKVFIALLLVTALAAIEGTIVSTAIPSITADLLGVDLISWIYSAYLLASAIAAIIFGKLADLFGRKRMIIIGIIIFLIGSMLCGLAQSMEQLIVFRAIQGIGAGSILPITLTMVGELFQTEKARAKGQSYLSMVWGVSGVVGPLFGGFIVDQVSWHFIFFINVPFGLASIYLIVKHYQEQIEAVKRKIDYLGATLFTIGMVALLYVIIDNSKTQAWLSSQSLLMFGIAIVFLSIFVWVELRAEEPIIPLTLFKNGRLMVINALTLSAMSIVIGVTVYIPIFAQSVLGKNATQAGLLLTPMSVFWTVNSITAGYLIGRLTNKRIIQMGTILLIVGAILLARLSAGSSDYSVYIGSSLIGLGMGFIMPMLMISIQKVAHPKQLGISIGLNSFTNTFSQAVGAALFGMIFNLATSEKIASLEKGEIQLNGEFAKGGFSIDEVSFLKETIANGVSYVYITAFVFAICALIFSFFIATKSKELR; from the coding sequence ATGAATAAAGTATTTATTGCACTATTATTGGTAACAGCGCTTGCAGCAATTGAAGGAACAATTGTTAGTACCGCTATTCCAAGTATTACAGCTGATTTATTAGGTGTAGACTTAATAAGCTGGATTTATTCTGCTTACTTATTAGCCTCTGCCATTGCAGCGATTATTTTTGGTAAGCTAGCCGATTTATTTGGGCGTAAGCGGATGATTATTATAGGTATTATTATTTTTTTAATCGGCTCCATGTTATGTGGTTTAGCACAATCAATGGAGCAACTAATTGTCTTTCGCGCAATTCAGGGAATTGGTGCAGGTTCGATTTTACCTATTACATTAACAATGGTTGGCGAGCTATTCCAGACTGAAAAAGCACGAGCAAAAGGACAAAGCTATTTAAGCATGGTATGGGGCGTATCGGGTGTTGTCGGACCGTTATTTGGCGGCTTTATTGTTGACCAAGTATCATGGCATTTTATCTTTTTTATTAATGTACCATTCGGTTTAGCTTCTATTTATTTGATTGTTAAACATTATCAAGAGCAGATAGAGGCCGTGAAGCGTAAAATTGATTATCTCGGTGCGACATTATTTACAATTGGTATGGTGGCCCTTTTATATGTGATTATTGACAATAGTAAAACACAAGCTTGGTTATCAAGCCAATCACTGTTAATGTTCGGTATTGCCATTGTTTTTTTAAGCATTTTTGTATGGGTGGAGCTTCGAGCAGAGGAGCCAATTATTCCATTAACGTTGTTTAAAAATGGTCGTCTTATGGTGATTAATGCATTAACATTAAGTGCTATGTCGATTGTAATTGGCGTAACTGTTTATATTCCAATATTTGCCCAAAGTGTTCTTGGCAAAAATGCGACGCAGGCAGGTTTATTATTAACACCAATGTCTGTTTTTTGGACGGTCAACTCCATTACAGCAGGTTATTTAATCGGACGTTTAACGAATAAGCGCATTATTCAAATGGGGACGATTTTACTCATAGTAGGAGCGATTTTGCTCGCAAGATTATCTGCAGGCTCTAGTGATTACAGCGTTTATATTGGATCTTCATTAATTGGGCTTGGTATGGGCTTTATTATGCCGATGCTGATGATTTCTATTCAAAAGGTAGCTCATCCAAAGCAGCTTGGTATATCCATTGGTTTGAATTCTTTTACAAATACATTTAGCCAAGCGGTAGGTGCAGCATTATTTGGGATGATTTTTAACCTAGCAACAAGTGAAAAAATAGCTTCTTTAGAGAAGGGCGAAATTCAATTAAATGGTGAATTCGCGAAAGGCGGCTTTAGCATTGACGAAGTAAGCTTTTTAAAGGAAACGATTGCGAATGGTGTTAGCTATGTTTATATTACAGCTTTTGTATTTGCCATTTGTGCTCTTATTTTCTCCTTCTTTATCGCCACAAAATCGAAAGAGCTTAGGTAG
- a CDS encoding GTP pyrophosphokinase → MKTEHEVASFASVQTELTRFFLAYKFALQEVETKINILQEEFKLIHEYNPIEHVSTRMKSPKSILAKIMKRGIHPSLEAVRENIRDIAGARITCSFVEDIYKVSAMLQAQNDIEIVEIKDYIANPKENGYQSLHLIIKVPIFMSDRMEKVYTEIQIRTIAMDFWASLEHKIYYKYNKEVPEHIRRELKEAALQAAELDRKMERLNKEINILKENEAESTVLDSTPISHLAKYLTQLPIDR, encoded by the coding sequence ATGAAAACCGAACATGAGGTAGCATCTTTCGCATCCGTTCAAACAGAACTAACTCGCTTCTTTTTAGCTTATAAATTTGCTTTACAAGAAGTGGAAACAAAAATTAATATTTTACAAGAAGAATTTAAGCTTATTCATGAATACAATCCAATCGAGCATGTTTCAACACGTATGAAATCACCTAAAAGTATTCTAGCTAAAATTATGAAAAGAGGCATTCATCCATCACTAGAAGCTGTTCGCGAAAATATTCGTGATATAGCAGGCGCTCGTATTACATGTTCCTTTGTAGAAGATATTTATAAAGTTAGTGCTATGTTACAGGCACAAAATGATATTGAAATTGTAGAGATCAAAGACTATATTGCCAATCCAAAAGAAAATGGCTATCAAAGCTTACACCTGATTATAAAAGTCCCAATTTTTATGTCTGATCGCATGGAAAAGGTGTACACAGAAATTCAAATTCGCACCATTGCCATGGATTTTTGGGCAAGCCTTGAGCATAAAATTTATTATAAATACAACAAAGAAGTACCAGAGCATATTCGTAGAGAACTAAAGGAAGCCGCTCTACAAGCAGCGGAACTGGATCGTAAAATGGAACGACTAAATAAGGAAATTAATATTTTAAAGGAAAATGAAGCTGAATCAACTGTCCTAGACAGCACCCCCATATCCCATCTGGCTAAATATTTAACACAGCTACCGATTGATAGATAA
- the hisA gene encoding phosphoribosylformimino-5-aminoimidazole carboxamide ribotide isomerase gives MEFRPCIDLHDGKVKQIVGSTLGYTNQAVVENFISNYDASYYAQMFANDQLTGGHVIMLGSGNEEAALSALAAYPQGLQIGGGITTENAQRYIDAGASHVIVTSYIFHDGQLDIARLQQLCQLIGKEHLVIDLSCKMRDGKWFVMTDKWTKFSNFEVNADSIAYIENFCDELLIHAVDVEGKKGGMQESLVHDLAAWTSIPTTYAGGVRSLEDLEKFHELAQGKLHVTIGSALSIFGGDLPYTDVVEYCKKGGIL, from the coding sequence TTGGAATTTAGACCTTGCATCGATTTACACGATGGCAAAGTAAAACAAATTGTTGGAAGTACGCTCGGTTATACAAACCAAGCAGTCGTGGAAAATTTTATTTCTAATTATGATGCTAGCTATTATGCTCAAATGTTTGCAAACGATCAGTTAACAGGTGGACATGTAATTATGCTTGGTTCAGGTAATGAGGAAGCTGCTCTATCTGCCTTAGCCGCCTATCCCCAAGGCCTCCAAATTGGTGGTGGTATTACAACTGAAAATGCACAGCGCTATATTGATGCAGGTGCTTCACATGTTATTGTCACTTCCTATATTTTTCATGATGGTCAGCTAGATATAGCGCGTTTACAGCAACTATGCCAGCTAATTGGCAAAGAACATCTGGTGATTGATTTAAGCTGTAAAATGCGGGACGGCAAGTGGTTTGTCATGACTGATAAATGGACAAAATTTAGTAATTTCGAAGTAAATGCTGACTCCATTGCCTATATTGAAAATTTTTGTGATGAATTGTTGATTCATGCGGTAGATGTGGAAGGAAAAAAGGGTGGCATGCAAGAAAGCTTAGTGCATGATTTAGCTGCTTGGACATCGATCCCCACAACCTATGCAGGCGGTGTGCGTTCACTGGAGGATTTAGAAAAATTTCATGAGTTAGCACAGGGTAAGCTTCATGTTACAATTGGTAGTGCTCTCTCCATTTTTGGTGGAGATTTACCTTATACAGATGTAGTGGAATATTGTAAAAAAGGCGGGATACTATGA